From the Ensifer adhaerens genome, the window CCGACGAGATCATCGTGCTCAAGGATGGTGTCATCGCGGAGCGAGGCACCCATGGCGAGTTGATCGATCGCGACGGCCTCTATGCTTCGATGTGGAGCCGCCAGCGCGAAGCAACGCAGGCGGAAGAGCAGTTGAAGCGGGTGCGCGAGAGCGACGATCTCGGTATTGTCACGCGCGGCGAACCGGCGGTCTAGGGATGATTTCTTTCTTTGCTGAGCGCGACGCGTTTTGTCGCTGTCTGGCGGGTGACGTTGCCCGCCAGGGCATTTCGCGCTAGTTCACGTTCCACGGAAAATCTGGAGTAGAGTTCATGAGCCTGGTCAATACGATCCGCAACACGCTCGTACCGGTCCACAAGGAAGGCTATCGCTTCGTCGCGATCTTCTTCGTCGTGTCGCTGGTGCTTGGCTTCCTGTGGGAGCCGTTGATGTGGATCGGCTTCGTGCTGACCGCCTGGTGCGCCTATTTCTTCCGTGACCCGGAGCGCATGACCCCGCTCGATGACGATCTGGTGATCAGCCCAGCCGACGGCCGCGTTTCGTCGATCGCAACGGTCATGCCGCCGGAAGAGCTGAACCTCGGTTCGGAACCGATGCTTCGCATCTCGGTTTTCATGAACGTGTTCAATTGCCATGTGAACCGTGCGCCGATGGCTGGTACAATCACCCGCGTCGCCTATCGCGCCGGCAAGTTCGTCAATGCCGAGCTGGACAAGGCGAGCCACGAGAACGAACGTAACGGGCTGGTGATCGAGACCAAGCACGGCCAGATTGGCGTCGTCCAGATTGCCGGCCTCGTCGCACGTCGTATTCTCTGCTGGAAGTATGAAAACGGCTCGCTGGACGCAGGTGAACGCTTCGGCCTGATCCGCTTCGGCTCGCGCCTCGACGTCTTCCTGCCTGCAGGAGCCGAGCCGCGCGTCAGCGTCGGCCAGACCGCGGTTGCCGGCGAGACCGTGCTTGCCGAATTCGGCTCGGCCAAGGGCCCGGTCATCAGCCGCCGCGCGTAAGGAGTGTACATGGAAGGCTCTGAACAGGAAAAAGCGGCCGAACCGCCGAAAGTGGCCGGCGACGCGAACGGTTCCAACGACACCGGTCGCGGTCCTCGCCTGCGCGAGATACCGCTGCGCTTGATGATCCCGAACCTGATTACGGTTCTGGCGATCTGTGCAGGCCTCTCCGGCATTCGGCTGGCCTTCGAAAACCGCATCGAGCTCGCCGTCGCCATGGTTTTGCTCGCGGCTTTCCTTGATGGCATCGACGGTCGTGTAGCACGCGCCCTGAAGGCGACGTCGAATTTCGGTGGCCAGATGGACTCGCTCGCCGACATCATCAACTTCGGCGTTGCGCCGGCGCTTGTGCTCTACGTTTTCATCCTGGATCAGGCCCGCTCGATCGGCTGGATCGCCGCACTGATCTATGCGATCGCCTGTGGTTTGCGGTTGGCGCGCTTTAACGTCATGGCGGAGCGCCAGTCCAAGGCGCCGTGGCAGTCGGAGTATTTTGTCGGTGTGCCGGCGCCCGCGGGCGCCATGCTGGTGCTGCTGCCGGTCTATCTCGGCCTCCTGGGTCTTGCGCCGGAACGCACTTTCGCCCTGATTGCTTCCGCCTATACGGTGCTGATCGCCT encodes:
- a CDS encoding phosphatidylserine decarboxylase, coding for MSLVNTIRNTLVPVHKEGYRFVAIFFVVSLVLGFLWEPLMWIGFVLTAWCAYFFRDPERMTPLDDDLVISPADGRVSSIATVMPPEELNLGSEPMLRISVFMNVFNCHVNRAPMAGTITRVAYRAGKFVNAELDKASHENERNGLVIETKHGQIGVVQIAGLVARRILCWKYENGSLDAGERFGLIRFGSRLDVFLPAGAEPRVSVGQTAVAGETVLAEFGSAKGPVISRRA
- the pssA gene encoding CDP-diacylglycerol--serine O-phosphatidyltransferase; its protein translation is MEGSEQEKAAEPPKVAGDANGSNDTGRGPRLREIPLRLMIPNLITVLAICAGLSGIRLAFENRIELAVAMVLLAAFLDGIDGRVARALKATSNFGGQMDSLADIINFGVAPALVLYVFILDQARSIGWIAALIYAIACGLRLARFNVMAERQSKAPWQSEYFVGVPAPAGAMLVLLPVYLGLLGLAPERTFALIASAYTVLIAFLLVSRLPVWSGKSENSRVRRDLVLPAILGVVFYVATLMTYTWETMALTALGYLITLPFGARSWQRKYGGDWPAHPSTGGDGLPGDKD